In a single window of the Lodderomyces elongisporus chromosome 4, complete sequence genome:
- the RPP2B gene encoding 60S acidic ribosomal protein P2, giving the protein MKYLAAYLLLVQGGNASPSAKDITSILESVGVEVEESRLTALLKELEGKDINELVAEGNTKLASVPTGGASVGSGASASAAAGGAAEEAAEEAKEEEKEESDDDMGFGLFD; this is encoded by the coding sequence atgaaATACTTAGCTGCTTACTTGTTATTGGTCCAAGGTGGTAATGCCTCACCATCTGCCAAGGACATCACTTCCATCTTGGAATCCGTCggtgttgaagttgaagagtCAAGATTGACCGCTTTGTTGAAAGAGTTGGAAGGTAAGGACATCAACGAATTGGTTGCCGAAGGTAACACCAAGTTGGCTTCAGTCCCAACTGGTGGTGCTTCAGTTGGTTCAGGTGCTAGTGCCTcagctgctgctggtggtgctgctgAAGAAGCTGCTGAAGAGGccaaggaagaagagaaggaagaatCCGACGACGACATGGGATTCGGTTTATTCGATTAA
- the RPS15 gene encoding ribosomal protein S15 (BUSCO:EOG092658SK) has product MVDATEKKKRTFKQFSFKGVDLKDLVEMPTEEFTKLCGARVRRRFSRGLDAKPMGLIKKLRAARAATEPNERPAIVKTHLRNMIVVPEMIGSVVGVYNGKVFNTVEIKPEMVGHYLGEFSITYTPVRHGRAGNASSRFMPLR; this is encoded by the exons ATGGTTGACGCAA ctgaaaagaaaaagagaacattcaaacaattctcCTTCAAGGGTGTTGATTTAAAAGACTTGGTTGAAATGCCAACTGAGGAATTCACCAAGTTGTGTGGAGCTAGAGTCAGAAGAAGATTCTCTAGAGGTTTGGACGCAAAGCCAATGGGTCTCATCAAGAAATTGAGAGCTGCCAGAGCTGCTACCGAGCCAAATGAAAGACCAGCTATTGTCAAGACCCATTTGAGAAACATGATTGTTGTCCCAGAAATGATTGGATcagttgttggtgtttaCAACGGTAAGGTTTTCAACACTGTTGAAATCAAACCAGAAATGGTTGGCCACTACTTGGGTGAATTCTCAATCACATACACACCAGTTAGACACGGTAGAGCCGGTAACGCCTCTTCAAGATTCATGCCATTGAGATAA
- the DBP5 gene encoding RNA helicase required for poly(A+) mRNA export (BUSCO:EOG09261MPU): protein MSNTKDVDADASNLLASLSVSKEKKEDTSNILAGLSLNGDESNKKEGSGVKDTESDKQKGNGKVEKVEKDENKDKSQSEAKDDSKRETNLIENRYEVEVKLDDIQADPNSPLYSVKSFEELGLKPELLKGLYAMKFNKPSKIQERALPLLISNPPKNMIGQSQSGTGKTAAFSLTMLSRVDESIKAPQCICLAPTRELARQTLEVVETMGKYSNITYQLVVPDSVPRGQAISAQVLVGTPGIVHDLINRKAINVAKVKVFVLDEADNMLDAQGLADTCLRVKKRLPRDCQLVLFSATFPTEVRKYAEKFVPNANSLALKQEELNVKGIKQLYMDCKNQEHKFEVLCELYGLLTIGSSIIFVEQKATADSLYLRMKEEGHTVSILHGGLEVADRDRLIDDFREGRSKVLITTNVLARGIDIATVSMVVNYDLPRTKEGRPDPSTYLHRIGRTGRFGRVGVSVSFVANEKDYQTLKYIAEYFGIEDQMTVVPTDDWDEVEKIVTRVIKEKKMT from the coding sequence ATGAGCAATACAAAGGatgttgatgctgatgcGTCAAACTTATTAGCAAGCCTTTCGGTGtcgaaggaaaagaaagaagatacTAGCAACATATTGGCCGGACTATCACTTAATGGAGACGAATCTAATAAGAAGGAGGGTAGTGGCGTGAAAGATACAGAATCAGATAagcaaaaaggaaatggaaagGTCGAGAAAGTCGagaaagatgaaaacaagGACAAGTCTCAGTCCGAGGCCAAGGATGATTCCAAGCGTGAGACTAATCTTATTGAGAACAGGTACGAAGTCGAGGTGAAATTGGATGATATTCAAGCCGACCCCAATTCCCCGCTTTACTCTGTTAAGTCGTTTGAAGAATTAGGTTTAAAGCCGGAGCTCCTTAAAGGTCTTTATGCCATGAAATTCAATAAGCCATCAAAGATTCAAGAGAGAGCATTACCTTTACTTATTTCGAATCCGCCAAAAAACATGATTGGCCAATCGCAGTCGGGTACTGGTAAAACTGCTGCTTTCTCATTGACGATGCTTTCACGTGTTGATGAATCAATCAAAGCACCGCAATGTATTTGTTTAGCTCCAACAAGAGAATTGGCTAGACAAACATTAGAAGTTGTTGAGACCATGGGAAAGTATTCCAACATTACTTACCAATTGGTGGTGCCAGACTCTGTGCCAAGAGGGCAGGCCATCAGTGCACAAGTCCTTGTTGGTACGCCAGGTATAGTACATGACCTTATTAATCGAAAAGCAATCAATGTGGCGAAAGTgaaagtttttgttttggacGAGGCTGACAATATGTTGGATGCCCAAGGTTTAGCCGACACGTGTCTTCGTGTGAAGAAAAGATTACCAAGAGATTGCCAATTGGTATTGTTTAGTGCAACATTCCCTACTGAGGTGAGGAAGTATGctgaaaaatttgttcCTAATGCTAACTCGTTGGCCTTGAAACAAGAGGAGTTGAATGTAAAAGGTATTAAGCAATTGTACATGGATTGCAAGAATCAAGAACACAAGTTTGAGGTCTTGTGTGAATTGTATGGGTTATTGACTATTGGCTCATCGATCATATTTGTTGAGCAAAAAGCCACTGCTGATAGCTTGTATCTTAGGATGAAAGAAGAGGGCCATACTGTTTCGATTTTGCATGGTGGCTTGGAAGTTGCCGATAGAGACCGATTGATTGATGACTTTAGGGAAGGTAGATCGAAAGTATTGATTACGACGAATGTTTTGGCAAGAGGTATAGATATCGCCACTGTCTCAATGGTGGTCAACTACGATTTACCACGTACCAAAGAGGGACGTCCAGACCCTTCGACTTATTTGCATAGAATCGGAAGAACCGGTAGATTCGGTAGAGTTGGTGTTTCTGTGTCATTTGTTGCCAACGAAAAAGATTACCAAACTTTGAAATATATTGCAGAGTATTTCGGCATAGAAGACCAAATGACGGTGGTGCCAACTGATGACTGGGACGAAGTGGAAAAAATCGTCACTAGAGTTAttaaggaaaagaaaatgacaTAG